A single Brevundimonas sp. SL130 DNA region contains:
- a CDS encoding ABC transporter ATP-binding protein gives MITLAGIQRLYRSDEVETAALRDIELNVKKGEFVAVMGPSGCGKSTLLNIIGLIDRPTGGRYLFKDEDVAQAEEAALAAIRARHLGFIFQSFNLIDELTVAENIELGLIYRRKMAGPERKSRIASAMDRVGIAHRAGHYPHQLSGGQQQRAAIARAIVGQPDLILADEPTGNLDSENGAQVMEILKGLNAEGATIVMVTHSAAQADEAGRIVDMLDGRIVAGVRRAS, from the coding sequence ATGATCACTCTGGCCGGAATCCAGCGTCTGTATCGATCCGATGAGGTCGAGACCGCCGCGCTGCGCGACATCGAACTGAACGTAAAAAAGGGCGAGTTCGTCGCCGTCATGGGCCCCTCGGGCTGCGGCAAGTCCACGCTCCTGAACATCATCGGTCTGATCGACCGGCCCACCGGCGGGCGCTATCTGTTCAAGGACGAGGATGTGGCCCAGGCCGAGGAGGCGGCCCTGGCGGCCATTCGCGCGCGGCACCTGGGCTTCATCTTCCAGAGCTTCAACCTGATCGACGAGCTGACCGTCGCCGAGAATATCGAACTGGGCCTCATCTATCGCCGCAAGATGGCGGGTCCGGAGCGGAAAAGCCGGATCGCCTCGGCCATGGACCGGGTCGGCATCGCGCACAGGGCAGGCCATTATCCGCACCAGCTCTCCGGGGGACAGCAGCAACGCGCGGCCATTGCGCGTGCGATCGTCGGCCAGCCCGACCTTATCCTCGCGGACGAACCGACCGGCAACCTCGACAGCGAGAACGGGGCCCAGGTCATGGAGATTCTCAAGGGACTGAACGCCGAGGGCGCGACCATCGTCATGGTGACCCACTCTGCGGCCCAGGCCGATGAGGCCGGCCGCATCGTCGACATGCTGGACGGGCGCATCGTCGCCGGCGTCCGTCGCGCGTCCTGA
- a CDS encoding efflux RND transporter periplasmic adaptor subunit, whose product MSQADPSSDPPPSATPPAGAMDRRLPRKRFRPGRVVMGVAAAAFVTVIAVLIWRTLPGSGELVVNEADLATATAQQAIFEDALPVRAVAAPLRTVQIVAIEGGQVQNVQVEDGARLTAGQPLAILSNPRLRMEVTASEAQIAGQLGDARGQQLQISRSRLDREQAISETAFNLLNAERELGIRSSLHAKGIVSDAGLAESQALADYHRNRLQSLRRAEPSENQLAQRQLEGVLSSSNQLQSNLSAVRASLDALTIRAPVAGRLTAFDLQPGQPLTAGAVVGQIDSEDAYKLVAEVDEFYLARVSTGQGATATLEGKTWPLAVSRVLPQVANGRFTAELVFRGATPPNLRRGQTLDLRITLGESRPALVLPTGAWLEGSGGAFVYVLDADGRRATRRAVRLGRRSPTQVEVLQGLAAHDRIVASSYAAFDARPRLVLR is encoded by the coding sequence ATGAGCCAGGCCGACCCGTCTTCCGATCCCCCGCCTTCCGCCACGCCGCCGGCGGGCGCCATGGATCGTCGCCTGCCTCGCAAGCGGTTCAGGCCTGGCCGCGTCGTCATGGGCGTAGCGGCGGCCGCCTTCGTGACCGTGATCGCGGTGCTGATCTGGCGCACCCTGCCTGGAAGCGGCGAGCTGGTGGTGAACGAGGCCGACCTCGCCACCGCAACGGCGCAGCAAGCGATCTTCGAGGACGCCCTTCCCGTCCGCGCCGTCGCAGCGCCCCTGCGCACGGTCCAGATCGTCGCAATCGAGGGGGGACAGGTCCAAAACGTGCAGGTCGAGGACGGCGCCCGTCTGACCGCCGGCCAGCCCCTGGCGATCCTGTCCAACCCGCGGCTGCGCATGGAGGTGACGGCGAGCGAGGCCCAGATCGCCGGTCAACTCGGCGACGCCCGGGGCCAGCAGCTCCAGATTTCGCGCAGCCGGTTGGATCGGGAACAGGCGATCAGCGAAACCGCGTTCAATCTGCTCAACGCCGAGCGCGAACTGGGCATCCGCTCAAGCCTGCACGCCAAGGGCATCGTCTCCGACGCCGGTCTGGCGGAGTCGCAGGCTCTGGCCGACTACCATCGCAACCGGCTGCAGAGCCTCAGGCGAGCCGAGCCGTCCGAGAACCAGTTGGCGCAACGCCAGCTCGAGGGCGTCTTGTCCTCATCCAACCAACTGCAATCCAACCTCTCGGCCGTCCGCGCCAGCTTGGACGCCCTGACCATTCGCGCGCCGGTCGCCGGTCGCCTGACCGCGTTTGACCTCCAGCCCGGCCAACCCCTGACGGCGGGCGCCGTGGTCGGCCAGATCGATTCAGAAGACGCCTACAAGCTCGTCGCCGAGGTGGACGAATTCTATCTCGCGCGCGTCAGCACGGGCCAAGGGGCGACAGCAACCCTTGAAGGCAAGACCTGGCCGCTGGCGGTTTCACGGGTTCTGCCCCAGGTCGCCAACGGCCGTTTCACCGCCGAACTGGTGTTCCGGGGGGCGACGCCGCCGAACCTGCGTCGGGGCCAAACCCTCGATCTGCGCATCACGCTCGGCGAGAGCCGTCCAGCGCTCGTCCTGCCGACGGGCGCCTGGCTCGAAGGGTCAGGGGGCGCCTTCGTCTATGTGCTCGACGCCGACGGTCGCCGGGCGACCAGGCGGGCCGTCCGTCTGGGACGGCGCAGTCCGACGCAGGTTGAGGTTCTCCAAGGCCTCGCCGCCCACGACCGCATTGTCGCCTCCTCCTACGCCGCTTTCGACGCGCGACCGCGCCTCGTTCTCCGCTGA
- a CDS encoding sigma-54-dependent transcriptional regulator yields MSATVTSPIDAPAGRVLFIDDDADVLKAATLVLRRQGFEVAMIRSPEEIWSALAEAPVDAILLDLNFRPGARSGDEGLEALRRIVALDPDAVVLVVTGHSGVGVAVAAMRAGAGDFIMKPWSNARLITAVTDAVALRRRRRAQGRAPSGAASEALIIGASPAADRLRARVVRLAATESPVLITGESGAGKTLTAQAIHAASTRRDRPLVSLDLAALSPEGQMARVQAVAEGVLLLKSAEALAPEVFGVLAGVIEAASPVRILATTTRMEALSHWPDRLRFGLAGTQIQVPALRLRRGDILELTRYFIRRAAADVGRLPRPVSPEAEAWLTGADWPGNIRELRAVVEQAVFLGEGDVLDLSDLKPSSEPASARSVEPGDDLNLDRQERRLVEAALKRHGFNVSHAARDLGLTRAALYRRMEKHGL; encoded by the coding sequence ATGTCCGCGACCGTTACGTCCCCCATCGACGCGCCGGCTGGCCGGGTGCTTTTCATCGACGACGACGCCGATGTGTTGAAGGCGGCGACGCTTGTTCTCCGGCGTCAAGGCTTCGAGGTCGCCATGATCAGAAGCCCCGAGGAGATCTGGTCCGCTCTGGCCGAAGCGCCCGTCGACGCCATCCTGCTTGACCTTAATTTCCGACCCGGGGCCCGGTCCGGCGACGAGGGGCTGGAAGCCCTGCGTCGGATCGTGGCGCTGGATCCGGATGCGGTCGTCCTGGTCGTCACAGGCCATAGCGGGGTCGGCGTCGCCGTCGCGGCCATGCGCGCCGGAGCCGGCGATTTCATCATGAAACCATGGAGCAACGCGCGGCTGATCACGGCCGTCACCGACGCCGTCGCTCTGAGACGTCGCCGGCGGGCGCAAGGGCGCGCGCCATCCGGCGCCGCGTCGGAGGCGCTGATCATCGGCGCGTCTCCCGCAGCGGACAGACTGCGCGCCCGCGTCGTCAGGCTGGCCGCGACGGAAAGTCCGGTCCTGATCACTGGCGAGTCCGGCGCCGGAAAAACGCTCACGGCCCAGGCGATCCATGCCGCCTCGACCCGGCGGGACCGGCCTCTCGTGTCGCTTGATCTCGCGGCGCTCTCGCCGGAGGGACAGATGGCGCGTGTTCAGGCGGTCGCCGAAGGCGTCCTGCTCCTCAAATCGGCCGAGGCGCTCGCTCCCGAGGTCTTCGGTGTTCTTGCCGGCGTGATCGAGGCCGCTTCGCCGGTCCGCATCCTCGCCACGACGACCCGGATGGAGGCGCTGTCGCACTGGCCCGATCGCTTGAGGTTCGGTCTTGCAGGGACCCAGATTCAGGTTCCGGCTCTACGCCTGCGACGCGGCGATATCCTCGAACTGACCCGATACTTCATTCGACGGGCCGCAGCTGACGTCGGCCGTCTGCCCCGACCGGTTTCACCGGAGGCCGAGGCCTGGCTGACCGGCGCTGACTGGCCGGGCAATATTCGCGAACTCAGGGCGGTTGTCGAACAGGCGGTCTTCCTGGGAGAAGGCGATGTGCTCGACCTCTCCGATCTGAAACCCTCCAGCGAACCGGCGTCGGCGCGCTCCGTCGAGCCGGGCGACGATCTCAATCTGGATCGTCAGGAACGCCGGCTGGTCGAGGCGGCGCTGAAGCGCCACGGATTCAACGTCAGCCACGCCGCCCGCGATCTGGGCCTGACCCGGGCCGCCCTTTATCGCCGGATGGAAAAGCATGGCCTCTAG
- a CDS encoding sensor histidine kinase, protein MFVTDGPILGASDELLRVAGGPLMADATPLMLGRPRPRAYAASLADIVQEDGPARLIALADIEEQLRARETATLRETLDVLSHEIMNSLTPVTSLAQSAQLLLADGDREGAGDALAVLERRSVGLLRFVESYRALARLPLPVLRPVTVAPLVADVQRLFERHDAGDGVTLELSRMPDVTVLADPDLLVQAVINLLLNAAQAVASRPGAAEAPRVRLSVGVETSVVRFEVSDNGPGLGGLDPETILKPFFTSRPSGAGIGLSLVSQIIAGHNSRLDFGLSDIGATGLEVSFSLARAIPGQDSLG, encoded by the coding sequence TTGTTCGTCACGGATGGGCCGATCCTGGGCGCGTCCGATGAGTTGCTACGCGTGGCCGGCGGCCCGTTGATGGCCGACGCTACGCCGCTGATGCTGGGGCGGCCCCGCCCACGGGCCTATGCGGCCTCGCTCGCCGACATCGTGCAGGAGGATGGCCCGGCGAGGTTGATCGCCCTTGCCGACATCGAAGAGCAACTCCGTGCGCGCGAGACCGCGACCCTTCGAGAGACGCTTGACGTCCTCTCTCACGAGATCATGAACTCCCTGACACCGGTAACGTCCCTGGCGCAGAGTGCGCAATTGCTGCTCGCTGACGGCGACAGGGAAGGGGCCGGGGATGCGCTGGCCGTCCTTGAGCGCCGGTCAGTCGGCTTGCTTCGGTTCGTCGAATCCTATCGGGCGCTGGCCAGATTGCCGCTGCCCGTACTGCGCCCGGTGACGGTTGCGCCTTTGGTTGCGGACGTCCAACGCCTTTTCGAGAGACACGATGCAGGAGACGGCGTCACGCTGGAGCTGTCGCGGATGCCTGACGTGACCGTGTTGGCTGACCCAGACCTCCTGGTGCAGGCCGTAATCAATCTCCTGCTTAATGCGGCGCAGGCGGTCGCCTCCAGACCCGGCGCCGCCGAAGCGCCGCGCGTTCGCCTGTCGGTCGGCGTCGAAACGAGCGTGGTTCGTTTCGAGGTGTCGGACAACGGCCCTGGCCTAGGCGGCTTGGATCCGGAGACCATCCTAAAACCCTTCTTCACCAGCCGGCCCAGCGGCGCCGGCATCGGCCTCAGCCTCGTGTCACAGATCATCGCCGGCCATAACAGCCGCCTTGATTTTGGACTGTCCGACATAGGTGCAACCGGGCTGGAGGTGAGCTTCTCACTGGCGCGCGCAATCCCGGGACAGGACAGTCTCGGGTAA
- a CDS encoding CsgG/HfaB family protein, whose product MLNFRRVSAACAAAALVAVLSAAPAVQANSSTSAATSEQRPGLKRRVAVGRFSNSTSYGRLLLSPGQPDPIASQAGDMLVNALVGSGHFYVFERSDLEALNSERVISSAEAARLVGVDTLLMGSVTQLGRRNEGKQGFLNSQRRQAVNATVEIRLVDVRTGQVFFTASGAGEATTETGEVAGFGTRAGYDSTLNDQAIAAAIADTMTNVINQLQQRAWFTDILRVSGETVFISGGSSQGLRVGDRFSVETPGEVVTSSQSGLPITLPGSKVAEIELTGFFGATPDSEGATARIVQGALPAAVAGLKVVEIRQ is encoded by the coding sequence ATGCTGAACTTTCGAAGAGTTTCTGCCGCTTGCGCGGCAGCGGCTCTAGTCGCTGTTTTGTCTGCTGCGCCAGCGGTGCAGGCAAACTCTTCAACCAGTGCGGCTACGTCGGAGCAGCGGCCAGGGCTGAAGCGCCGAGTTGCAGTGGGACGGTTTTCAAACAGCACGTCCTATGGTCGCTTACTTTTAAGCCCCGGCCAGCCCGATCCTATCGCAAGCCAGGCCGGCGATATGCTCGTGAACGCGCTGGTGGGCTCGGGACATTTCTACGTCTTCGAGCGCAGCGATCTTGAAGCGCTGAACTCTGAGCGCGTTATCTCGTCTGCGGAAGCGGCGCGCCTCGTTGGCGTGGACACCTTACTGATGGGGTCCGTGACCCAACTCGGACGACGCAATGAAGGCAAGCAGGGCTTTCTGAACTCGCAGCGTCGCCAGGCCGTGAACGCGACCGTGGAGATACGTCTCGTCGATGTGCGTACGGGTCAGGTGTTCTTCACGGCGTCTGGCGCAGGCGAGGCCACGACCGAGACGGGCGAGGTTGCCGGGTTCGGCACGCGGGCAGGTTATGACTCGACGCTGAACGATCAGGCTATCGCGGCAGCGATTGCGGACACCATGACCAATGTCATCAATCAGCTTCAACAACGCGCCTGGTTCACCGATATTCTGCGCGTTTCGGGCGAGACCGTCTTCATAAGCGGCGGATCGAGCCAGGGCTTGCGGGTAGGAGATCGCTTTTCCGTCGAAACGCCTGGCGAGGTGGTGACGAGCAGCCAGAGCGGCCTGCCGATCACGCTCCCCGGCTCGAAAGTTGCGGAGATAGAGTTGACCGGCTTTTTCGGGGCCACGCCGGATAGCGAGGGCGCGACGGCCCGCATCGTCCAAGGCGCATTGCCGGCCGCGGTCGCGGGCTTGAAGGTTGTGGAGATCCGCCAATGA
- a CDS encoding DUF4810 domain-containing protein yields the protein MTYKLISRAVAVAALCVALTACAPTSRFEWGGYEQGLYAYSQNPENRGVYKTSLEQAIERGKARDAVAPGLYAELGYLYLEEGDAASAILNFQQERALFPESAAFMDSVIQKLGGATTVSGGQN from the coding sequence ATGACCTATAAATTGATCAGCAGAGCCGTCGCCGTGGCGGCTCTTTGCGTCGCTTTGACTGCCTGCGCCCCGACAAGCCGGTTCGAGTGGGGCGGGTACGAGCAAGGCCTTTACGCCTACAGCCAGAACCCGGAAAACCGAGGCGTCTACAAGACCTCCCTCGAGCAGGCGATCGAGCGCGGCAAGGCGCGCGATGCTGTCGCGCCGGGCTTGTACGCCGAACTGGGTTATCTTTATCTCGAAGAGGGGGACGCCGCATCCGCGATCCTGAATTTCCAGCAGGAGCGGGCGCTCTTCCCGGAGTCGGCCGCTTTCATGGATAGCGTAATCCAGAAGCTTGGCGGCGCGACAACAGTGTCCGGAGGACAAAACTGA
- a CDS encoding GNA1162 family protein produces MRFSLVPALAVSVLAAAATSACVTAPTPKSYAALRAEAPRSVLVVPALNSTVNVDAADYFVSTISRPVAERGYYVFPAHMVKRVLEDEGLSDAGLVHQADASRFQPLFGCDTVMFVEIKKWESQYVIISTSTNVEFEYTLKSCRTGQTLWSNTQAMSYSPQGGSSGNPLADLLAQAIVAAIEKAKPNYIPLTQQANLLATHVYGQGLPSGPYQAASYAKDQKQFPD; encoded by the coding sequence ATGCGCTTCTCTCTAGTACCCGCGCTCGCCGTGTCGGTCTTAGCCGCAGCGGCCACCTCGGCCTGTGTCACCGCTCCGACGCCGAAAAGTTATGCCGCTCTCCGCGCCGAGGCGCCCAGGAGCGTCCTTGTTGTTCCCGCGCTGAATTCGACCGTCAACGTGGATGCGGCGGACTATTTCGTGTCGACGATTTCGCGGCCCGTGGCGGAGCGCGGATACTATGTCTTTCCCGCTCATATGGTGAAGCGCGTTCTGGAAGATGAAGGCCTGTCTGACGCCGGGCTGGTTCATCAGGCGGATGCTTCTCGCTTCCAGCCCTTGTTCGGCTGCGACACTGTGATGTTCGTCGAGATCAAGAAGTGGGAGTCCCAATACGTCATCATTTCGACCTCCACTAATGTGGAGTTCGAATACACGCTGAAGAGTTGCCGGACCGGACAGACCTTATGGTCGAACACGCAAGCGATGTCCTACAGCCCGCAAGGCGGCTCGTCGGGCAACCCGCTGGCGGACCTCCTGGCCCAGGCCATTGTGGCGGCGATCGAGAAAGCCAAACCCAACTACATCCCTTTGACCCAGCAGGCGAACCTGCTCGCCACCCATGTGTATGGCCAAGGATTGCCATCGGGACCCTATCAGGCGGCTTCCTACGCAAAGGATCAAAAGCAGTTTCCTGATTGA
- a CDS encoding ThiF family adenylyltransferase — MTDPSAELLEKWCGPVVERDAATAGKAREFAAFLAARDDVGASLIEVRQGNGRSWVVVEFELDVGQKPVVDIARRERVALGFTAEDTEWPTALVIRDDFPRNLPHTFLTAPDEPSVLCLSEEPWDEAKRRWSPNLLVRTARHWFNATAKGELHTADQPLEPFVVGSAHQAILPPNYVELCATIPARLYGYGIEGTPVVRFFGSKPEGLKNHPGFTAVHFVLPTQTHGFIRHSARTAADLITLFSVEGFDFKAKLGEALRGWLTDPSLRATRPVIIVSIPTARAAGEKAERTDTRLFMLAVTVRELGVSLDIWSAITDDQGRMIEGATLGPLNPTFDGSNVPVMLWSTLTDITREAAARFNGYEGPTGLGILVVGAGALGSQVVGNLVRMGETVTGVADQDLLLPHNLARHGCYSDQGVGISKSKIVASQTNEFLNARAETAAFDLNVLQPAGDDAEIYQAAVGKADVILDLAASVAVSRSLAIDCPATARRAAAFLSPSGHDLAVLVEDVGRSVRLDELEMAYYAAVVNDPALAGHLNATGHVRYGQSCRDLSGQIEQAHVAINAGIAAKALRAALAQDEPVAMVWRTDPTTLEVRAVEVDVRAMKRFEAGGWTILVRPGLLEAIWERRNERLPVETGGVLLGDFDTSRKLIYLVDALATPADSKEDQGSFIRGSYGLPDAVAEAESKTQQMLSYAGEWHSHPTGYGVLPSGDDVELYGYMAAQMAVEGYPPIMLIAGENEVSLIVEDQRIPLERLGGQ; from the coding sequence TTGACCGATCCGTCAGCAGAGCTGCTTGAGAAATGGTGCGGGCCGGTCGTTGAACGCGATGCGGCTACGGCGGGAAAGGCGCGCGAATTCGCCGCCTTTCTCGCCGCCCGCGACGACGTTGGCGCGAGTCTGATCGAAGTCCGCCAAGGCAATGGCCGTTCATGGGTCGTGGTCGAGTTCGAACTCGACGTTGGCCAAAAGCCGGTCGTTGATATCGCACGTCGGGAGCGCGTCGCGCTTGGGTTCACCGCTGAGGATACCGAATGGCCGACGGCACTAGTGATCCGTGACGACTTCCCGCGCAACCTGCCCCACACCTTCCTCACTGCGCCGGACGAGCCCTCCGTCCTCTGCCTGAGCGAGGAGCCCTGGGATGAGGCGAAGCGGCGCTGGTCCCCGAACCTTCTGGTTCGCACGGCCCGGCACTGGTTCAACGCGACGGCGAAGGGCGAACTGCATACGGCAGACCAGCCCTTGGAGCCCTTCGTCGTTGGTTCGGCACATCAGGCCATTCTGCCGCCGAACTATGTCGAGCTCTGCGCGACCATACCAGCACGCCTGTACGGCTACGGCATCGAAGGCACTCCCGTGGTGCGCTTCTTCGGCAGCAAGCCAGAAGGGTTGAAGAACCATCCCGGTTTCACGGCCGTGCATTTCGTGTTGCCGACCCAGACGCACGGGTTCATCAGGCACTCGGCCCGGACAGCTGCCGACCTGATCACCCTGTTCAGCGTCGAAGGCTTCGACTTCAAGGCGAAGCTCGGAGAAGCCCTGCGCGGCTGGCTGACTGATCCTTCCCTTCGCGCGACACGCCCCGTCATCATCGTCAGCATCCCCACCGCCCGCGCGGCGGGCGAGAAGGCCGAGCGCACCGATACCCGCCTGTTCATGCTTGCCGTGACCGTGCGCGAGCTCGGCGTATCGCTCGACATCTGGTCCGCGATCACCGACGACCAGGGCCGCATGATCGAGGGTGCTACGCTGGGCCCCCTTAACCCGACCTTTGACGGCTCCAACGTGCCCGTCATGCTCTGGAGTACCTTGACCGACATCACCCGCGAGGCGGCGGCGCGGTTCAATGGATACGAAGGTCCGACCGGGCTCGGAATCCTGGTGGTCGGCGCCGGTGCATTGGGGTCGCAAGTGGTAGGCAACCTAGTGCGAATGGGCGAGACCGTCACCGGCGTCGCCGACCAGGATCTTCTGCTTCCGCACAACCTCGCCCGGCACGGTTGCTACAGCGATCAAGGGGTGGGCATTTCCAAGTCCAAGATCGTTGCATCGCAGACCAACGAATTCCTGAACGCGCGGGCCGAGACGGCGGCGTTCGATCTGAACGTCCTGCAACCAGCCGGTGACGACGCAGAAATCTATCAAGCGGCTGTAGGAAAAGCCGATGTGATCCTCGACCTCGCGGCGTCGGTGGCGGTATCGCGGAGTTTGGCGATCGACTGCCCGGCGACAGCCCGGCGCGCGGCCGCCTTCCTGAGCCCGAGCGGCCATGACTTGGCCGTCCTGGTCGAGGACGTCGGGCGCAGCGTCCGGCTGGATGAGCTGGAGATGGCCTATTACGCGGCCGTGGTGAACGACCCAGCGCTGGCGGGTCATCTCAATGCCACTGGGCATGTCCGCTACGGCCAGAGCTGCCGCGACCTGAGCGGCCAGATCGAGCAGGCGCATGTGGCAATCAACGCGGGCATCGCAGCCAAGGCGCTGCGTGCTGCTCTGGCCCAGGATGAGCCCGTCGCAATGGTCTGGCGCACCGATCCCACCACGCTGGAAGTTCGCGCGGTTGAGGTCGACGTGCGAGCGATGAAGCGATTTGAAGCGGGCGGCTGGACGATCCTTGTACGCCCTGGCCTACTGGAAGCGATCTGGGAGCGCCGCAACGAGCGGCTGCCTGTCGAGACAGGCGGGGTGTTGCTCGGAGACTTCGATACGTCGCGCAAGCTGATCTACCTTGTGGACGCACTTGCGACGCCGGCCGACAGCAAAGAGGACCAGGGCTCGTTCATTCGGGGGAGCTACGGCCTTCCCGATGCGGTGGCCGAAGCAGAGTCGAAGACGCAGCAGATGCTGAGCTACGCGGGCGAATGGCATTCGCATCCGACTGGCTACGGAGTCCTGCCCAGCGGCGATGATGTAGAGCTTTACGGCTACATGGCAGCTCAAATGGCGGTCGAAGGCTACCCTCCGATCATGCTGATCGCTGGGGAAAACGAGGTCAGTTTGATTGTCGAGGACCAACGAATTCCCCTAGAGCGGCTTGGAGGGCAGTGA
- a CDS encoding IS1182 family transposase: MMGERRVDQAALFYTFSLEDHVPANHLLRSIDRFVELEGLRAHLAPFYSAMGRPSIDPELLIRMLLVGYCFGIRSERRLCEEVHLNLAYRCFCRLGLEGVVPDHSTFSKNRHGRFRESDLLRQLFDTVLRRCMSEGLVGGEGFAVDASLIKAEANRERSVPGDPGLPPEASSRAIDEYLAVLDDAAFGAATPVTPKFISPVDPAARWTAANKGPAFFAYATNYLIDLEHAVIVDVEASTAVRPAELTAARTMIERVRERHDLHPDHLAADTAYGSAEMLEWLVNDQGIAPHITIIDKSGRTDGTFSRADFTYDRAADLYRCPGGKELKQYRRAFRADHPDTPPDDTYRYRASKIDCDACALKPNCCPNGPARKVTRSIHEGARDVARDIARTDAYVTSRRERKKVEMLFAHLKRILRLDRLRLRGPCGARDEFLLAATAQNLRKMARLIPLQTAPAPA, encoded by the coding sequence ATGATGGGCGAGCGGCGGGTCGATCAAGCGGCCCTGTTCTATACTTTCTCGCTGGAGGACCACGTCCCGGCGAACCACCTGCTGAGGTCGATTGACCGGTTTGTCGAGTTGGAGGGCCTGCGCGCGCATCTGGCTCCGTTCTACAGCGCCATGGGTCGCCCCTCGATCGATCCCGAACTGCTGATCCGGATGCTGCTGGTCGGCTACTGCTTCGGCATCCGGTCAGAGCGTCGGCTGTGCGAAGAGGTCCACCTGAACCTGGCCTATCGCTGTTTCTGCCGGCTGGGTCTGGAAGGCGTCGTGCCGGACCACTCAACCTTCTCCAAGAACCGCCACGGCCGCTTCAGGGAGAGCGACCTGCTGCGTCAGTTGTTCGACACGGTCCTGCGGCGGTGCATGTCCGAAGGCCTGGTCGGCGGCGAGGGCTTCGCCGTGGACGCCAGCCTGATCAAGGCCGAGGCGAACCGCGAGCGCAGCGTGCCCGGCGATCCCGGTCTGCCGCCCGAGGCGTCCAGCCGGGCCATCGACGAGTACCTGGCGGTGCTGGACGACGCGGCGTTCGGCGCGGCCACGCCGGTGACGCCCAAGTTTATCTCGCCGGTGGATCCGGCCGCGCGCTGGACCGCCGCCAACAAGGGGCCGGCCTTCTTCGCCTATGCCACCAACTACCTGATTGATCTGGAACACGCCGTCATCGTCGATGTCGAAGCCTCCACCGCCGTGCGGCCGGCCGAGCTGACTGCGGCCCGCACCATGATCGAGCGGGTCCGGGAGCGGCATGATCTCCACCCCGATCACCTTGCCGCCGACACCGCCTATGGCTCGGCCGAGATGCTGGAATGGCTGGTCAACGACCAGGGGATCGCACCCCACATCACGATCATCGACAAGTCTGGTCGCACGGATGGGACCTTCTCCCGGGCCGACTTCACCTACGACCGTGCCGCCGACCTCTATCGCTGTCCGGGCGGCAAGGAACTGAAACAATATCGGCGAGCCTTCCGCGCCGATCACCCCGATACACCGCCGGATGACACCTATCGCTATCGCGCCTCCAAGATAGACTGCGACGCCTGCGCGCTGAAGCCCAACTGCTGCCCCAACGGGCCGGCTCGGAAGGTGACCCGTTCCATCCACGAAGGCGCCAGAGACGTCGCCCGCGACATCGCCAGGACCGACGCCTACGTCACCTCCCGGCGCGAGCGGAAGAAGGTCGAGATGTTGTTCGCCCACCTCAAGCGCATCCTCAGGCTGGACCGGCTGCGCCTTCGCGGTCCCTGCGGCGCCCGCGACGAGTTCCTCCTCGCCGCCACCGCCCAGAACCTGCGCAAAATGGCCCGTCTGATCCCGCTACAGACCGCCCCAGCACCCGCCTGA
- a CDS encoding STAS-like domain-containing protein: MKTISIARDFSATPGGRLTRDGPYSGEAFRKRLLEPEIDAGETLVVELDDVAGLPSSFLEEAFGGLFRRENANARIRDQIKLSAKSSALRPYITLIDRYIDDAARRIRG, from the coding sequence ATGAAGACCATTTCTATTGCACGCGACTTCTCGGCTACGCCGGGCGGCCGCCTAACGCGTGATGGTCCATATTCAGGCGAGGCGTTCCGGAAGCGCCTGCTTGAGCCGGAAATCGATGCTGGCGAAACCCTTGTGGTTGAACTCGACGACGTTGCCGGTTTGCCATCCTCCTTTCTAGAGGAGGCGTTCGGCGGCTTGTTTCGGCGCGAGAACGCCAATGCTCGAATTCGTGACCAGATTAAGTTGAGCGCCAAGTCCTCCGCCCTGCGGCCATATATCACGCTCATTGATCGCTACATCGATGACGCTGCCCGCCGCATTCGCGGCTGA